Below is a window of Syngnathus typhle isolate RoL2023-S1 ecotype Sweden linkage group LG12, RoL_Styp_1.0, whole genome shotgun sequence DNA.
GTGAAGGCGATATCGCGAGGAAGAGCGGATCAAGGACaccgggaagggggggggggtctgttttCCCCGTTTGAAGAGAGATTGATGGTGGAGGACCAACAGCATCCATCCTCGCTGCGCTTCCTTTTTACTCAGCTGTCAAATAATGCCAGAAAAATGGCTCGTATGAAATGAGCATACAAATTCATTACATTGCTTTTCAAAACTCAAATTCGTGATCCAAGCACCCATCATTGAAAAGGAGCTGGCTGGTGATTTGTCTGGTGTAACAACACGCCATAGGCcattcctgattggctgttacgGCGCCGCCATGTTGCGAGGCCGCGTCGCAGCAATGAAGGCAATCCAACGGCTGCGAGGAAGACATCGAGCTTTAATCGGAAGCGCTAGGTGACTTGCCGAATGCTAATGAGAGCGTCGCACTTTTCCAATTTGGAATGACAGCTGCCGGCACCGTTCCGAGCGTTTGTCAGGGCTGCCAAACAGCTGCGAGGCAATCTGGCAACCTTTCGGCATTCCGTTAAGACCTGATCTGCTCGTTAACGTGCcgcagacaaaaacaaaccgGCAAGACCGGAAAGACAGACATAATAAAGAAGTTGCTTCGTGCATGACTTGATAGCACAACCCAAGACTTCAAAACATGCTTTTGCAGCAGAATGACCAATCAACCCAGAGTCCAAAGTACCTAAAACCTCCACCAGCTCCAAAAGAATCAAATATATCCCAAGTATCTGGTCTAAAATATATCACCAACATGGAGACACTTGAGAAGCTCCAGGCCCGGCCGGCTCATTGTGTTGCtcttttttgtaaacacacaTTGTTGAAACCTGCTGCGAAGTGACAGCGTGGTGTGTTGAAGTCCACACCCTGTTGGCAGAAGGTATTTTGCCACGGGGGGCCAAGAGCAGCACATTGACTTGCAAAAACACATCAACCGCGGTGCTGACATTCAGCAGCCATTTTGTAACGCAACGTTAATGTTTGAAATACTTTATGGACGCTATCTGGGGCTTTTACTAGGGTTGAATTCCACTGATAACTAGCTCAAACATGTGAGGACTAAACAATATGGAAGTCGGACAAAAGCTCTTTTGTTCATCTTACCGTATTTCCTCTTTGTCCATTGTTGTCTCATTTGTCCACGTCCGTGTTATCAGTCAATTGAGAGTCTTTCTGCGGCCCCTGCTGGGCACACCTGTGACATTTCTGCGCAAAAAGTATGAAAAAGTCGTTTTAAAAAAGAGCCAAATGGCTTAtgtcttgttgtttttttgcaaaaagtATGAAAAAGTCGTTTTAAAAAAGAGCCAAATGGcttatgtgttgtttgttttaaaaatgaaatgtgttgttgtttttttgcactcACGTGACTGGTGTCAAATTGAAATGGAAACAACTGTCAGAGAAGTCGAAGCCTGGGCGCGTGACGTCACAGACGCCTATCACGGAAGTCCTGCTTGCTCCTCGGGATGAAGTTTTGTGTGTGCCAACAGGCAGGCGCATTCAGGTGCTTCGCAAACATGCACGTTCAGCCGAGTTTACAGCGAGCTGGGGAGGCGTCCATCTAACACAACTAGAAACTACCACCTGGTCCCGCTCGGGTCTCGTTTAgaactttttttccttcttttttttttgaactggTCTGTGGACGAGATGGGAATTTGGCAGTCACTATCTGGTCCTCCCGAGTACCGACAACTGGCGGAAAAGACAGGCTGTGAGTATTTGTCTTGCAAAAACTGCAGAGCCAGACTTCTTTGTAGAACTTCCACTCagcggccacttcattaggcacaGACGCTCATCATGCTTCGCGCGTGCCTAATATTTTGTCTATCCAAAATATTCGAGACACATTTCTGTCACGCGTAATAAAGTGTCCAGTGAGCTCAGCTCGCTCGGTTGACtcgtaaataattaaaaatggcAGCCGAACAAGTGTAACCGAACTCTATTGCATCAAATGAAGCGTTAGACACAAGAGCAACAAAAGAAGACTTCTTGTAGATTGTGTACAAAGGGTGCTTTGTGCGTTTATTTCAATTGAATTCTTTGTGCGGCTCCTTCTGTTGTGTGCGCCTTGGCCGCTAGGGGGCGCTCGGGTTCACTTAAGCCGAAAATGACAATATTGCCAAGTCAATGCTGCGCTTGTCTCTTTCCAGTCACTTGTGAGCAGATTGGCGTTCTCCACAAAAGATTCAAGCAGCTGAGCCACAATGAAGACACCCTGCGGTACTTTGAATTCTTTCTGTGCGCTGGAAGTTCCAGAGCTGCCCGACAGACCGCAACTTTCAGCGTGACAGCCGCGAGGCCTTGTGGGAATCCTCCACCGCTGGCCattgatttatttgtattttttttttccggtgtgtctgtgtgctgtctgcTCCAGGAGGGAACACTTCAACGCCATCCACGATCTGGGCTGTAATCCCATCCGGGTGCAGATCATAGAAGCCTTCTTTGACAGGAGGTGGCGAGCCGTGACGCCTCAGCCTTTTCCTTGCACATTTCTCCACTCAATCCAACTTTCCGGACATATTCCAGAACCACTTTTCTCATTTGACCAGGAACTTGATCCCGCCCGGCGAAGGCCGGATGGAGGAGATCCACCTGGAGGACTTTGTGGTGATCATGTCCCACTTCAAACCGCCACCACTCAGCATGACGGACGAGGAAAGGGATAGCGTCCGTACAGAGAAGCTCAGATGTGCGCTGACTCTTTGCTTTGGATCtttcaaattttcaattttttccAAATCgcccgctgttttttttttttttttttcccgcgcaGTTTTGTTCCACATGCACGACACGGACAACGACGGAACCATAACCCTGGAAGAGTACCGACACGTGAGTCGAGTGCGTTTCACGGCGTGTTTCTTTGACCCCGACTCAAACGTGAATTCGCGCccgcaggtggtggaggagctGCTCTCTCGCAGCGCGCACATCAGCAAGGAAGCCGCCGACAGCATCGCCGACGCCGCCATGTTGGAGGTGGCGGCCATATCCATGGGTCACATGGTAGGTTGGGGCCGATCGCGCCCATTGCGACGCTCCTCCTTCGGTGGTCAATTTTGCGCCCGTTACCGGCAGGAGCCCGACGAATTCTACGAGGGCATCACGTTCGAGCACTTCCTTAAGGTGGGTCGTCGTGACGATGGGAATCCACTCGTCGCAACTGTCATCGATGGATCCTTTACGATTCATTTGTTTGTGTCTTTTGATCAGCTGCTGAACAGCTTTGAGATTGAAGCCAAGATGAACGTTCGCTTTTTGAATATGAATGCCTCCACGGTGTGCTACTAACGAGGATGGTCACCGTCGTCGGACAAAGGCTCTCTTGCTTTCCCAACAATCTTCAACTGACATCATGTGAGTCaaagatgttttcttttttacaacaATCGAAGAAGCGGTGACACATTCGTTTGTCTCTTCGGGATGAC
It encodes the following:
- the tescb gene encoding tescalcin b; the protein is MGIWQSLSGPPEYRQLAEKTGFTCEQIGVLHKRFKQLSHNEDTLRREHFNAIHDLGCNPIRVQIIEAFFDRRNLIPPGEGRMEEIHLEDFVVIMSHFKPPPLSMTDEERDSVRTEKLRFLFHMHDTDNDGTITLEEYRHVVEELLSRSAHISKEAADSIADAAMLEVAAISMGHMEPDEFYEGITFEHFLKLLNSFEIEAKMNVRFLNMNASTVCY